Part of the Planococcus plakortidis genome is shown below.
AATGGCTTGGGTAAATCATCGAGGAGATGACATCGACATTCTCGGAAATCTTCGAGAAGTTCTGCCCGATACCCGGTGCTTCCGGCAGTGTCGCGGCGTAACCGAAGATATCCACCGACACTTCTACGTCATAAGGTTCGAGCTTTTCCCTCGCATAGGCGACAAAATCCGTCACAGCTTCAACGCGGCGCTGTACCGGGTCTAGCTTGGAATCTGCATACTCCCCCATCGAATAGTCCAGTTGCTCACCGTAACGCTCGAATCCTTCGGGGAAACGCACATAGTCGAATTGGATTTCTTTGAAGCCCATCTTAGCAGCTTCTATCGCCACTTCCACATTATAATCCCAAACTTCCTGCATGAATGGATTGACGAACGCTTCTTCGCGGCGGTTTTTCCATACCTCGCCATTCGCGGTGAAGGACAGTTCAGGGCGCCGCTCGGCTAGCTCCGTATCCTTGAAGACGACCACGCGGGCAATCGGGTAAATCTGTTCCTGTTCCATAAGCTCAAGCATCGCACGGGGATCTTGGATCAATGAAGTCCCGATGCCTTTGCCAGCCAATGGCGATCCTTTTTCGGGCGTATACGTCAAATGCCCCATATCTTCCTTCACATCAATAACCATCGCATTTAAATCTGTGGTTCCTACAAGCTCGACAAGCGACGGAAAACGCTCTCCCCCCGCTGAGTTTCCTGTGACGTATATCCCCCGGACCGCATCAGGATAGTCGAACTCCAAGCCTGAATCGAATCGGAAACGTTCAGATGTCCCGAGCAATCCCGAGTCGATACTCGCTACTTC
Proteins encoded:
- a CDS encoding putative glycoside hydrolase — translated: MKSFKWLAVSLILLGSGSAVQAAETATEDFSTRTYEVASIDSGLLGTSERFRFDSGLEFDYPDAVRGIYVTGNSAGGERFPSLVELVGTTDLNAMVIDVKEDMGHLTYTPEKGSPLAGKGIGTSLIQDPRAMLELMEQEQIYPIARVVVFKDTELAERRPELSFTANGEVWKNRREEAFVNPFMQEVWDYNVEVAIEAAKMGFKEIQFDYVRFPEGFERYGEQLDYSMGEYADSKLDPVQRRVEAVTDFVAYAREKLEPYDVEVSVDIFGYAATLPEAPGIGQNFSKISENVDVISSMIYPSHWTSYFGIAKPDLEPYKLVAEYAKVENEVLSKLEEAPVSRPWLQDFTASYLGAGNYKRYGKAEVEAQIRALNEQGIDEFLLWNAGNSYSQGVDYTPE